The proteins below come from a single Microtus ochrogaster isolate Prairie Vole_2 chromosome 8, MicOch1.0, whole genome shotgun sequence genomic window:
- the Papss2 gene encoding bifunctional 3'-phosphoadenosine 5'-phosphosulfate synthase 2 isoform X2: MSGVKKQKTDQQKSTNVVYQAHHVSRNKRGQVVGTKGGFRGCTVWLTGLSGAGKTTISFALEEYLVSHAIPCYSLDGDNVRHGLNKNLGFSPGDREENIRRIAEVAKLFADAGLICITSFISPFTKDRENARKIHELAGLPFFEIFVDAPLNICESRDVKGLYKRARAGEIKGFTGIDSDYEKPETPECVLKTNLSSVSDCVQQVVELLQEQNIVPHTTIKGIHELFVPENKIDQVRAEAETLPALSITKLDLQWVQILSEGWATPLKGFMREKEYLQIIHFDTLLDDGVINMSIPIVLPVSTDDKARLEGCSKFALMYEGRRVAVLQDPEFYEHRKEERCSRVWGTATAKHPHIKMVMEGGDWLVGGDLQVLERIRWDDGLDQYRLTPLELRQKWKDMNADAVFAFQLRNPVHNGHALLMQDTRRRLLERGYKHPVLLLHPLGGWTKDDDVPLNWRMKQHAAVLEEGVLDPKSTIVAIFPSPMLYAGPTEVQWHCRCRMIAGANFYIVGRDPAGMPHPETKKDLYEPTHGGKVLSMAPGLTSVEIIPFRVAAYNKTKKAMDFYDPARHDEFDFISGTRMRKLAREGEDPPDGFMAPKAWKVLTDYYRSLEKIN, encoded by the exons GTCTCTCGGGCGCTGGGAAAACAACCATCAGTTTCGCTTTGGAAGAGTACCTCGTCTCCCACGCCATCCCGTGTTACTCCCTGGATGGGGACAATGTCCGTCATGGCCTCAACAAGAACCTGGGATTCTCTCCCGGAGACCGCGAAGAGAACATCCGCCGGATTGCGGAGGTGGCCAAGCTCTTTGCTGACGCCGGCCTGATCTGCATCACCAGCTTCATTTCCCCGTTCACAAAG GATCGCGAGAATGCCCGCAAAATCCACGAATTAGCAGGACTCCCGTTCTTTGAGATCTTTGTAGACGCGCCTCTCAACATCTGCGAGAGCCGGGATGTGAAGGGACTTTACAAACGGGCTCGAGCTGGAGAGATTAAAG GGTTTACAGGCATCGATTCTGATTATGAGAAACCTGAAACTCCAGAGTGTGTGCTGAAGACCAACTTGTCTTCAGTTAGTGACTGTGTGCAGCAGGTGGTGGAGCTTCTGCAAGAGCag AACATTGTACCCCACACCACCATCAAGGGCATCCATGAACTCTTTGTGCCAGAAAACAAGATTGATCAGGTTCGAGCTGAGGCCGAGACTCTCCCGGCATTATCAATTACCAAG CTGGATCTGCAGTGGGTGCAGATTCTGAGTGAAGGCTGGGCCACGCCCCTCAAAGGTTTTATGCGGGAGAAGGAGTACCTGCAAATTATTCACTTCGACACTCTACTGGACG ACGGAGTCATCAACATGAGCATCCCCATCGTACTGCCTGTTTCTACGGATGACAAGGCCCGGCTGGAGGGGTGCAGCAAGTTTGCCCTCATGTATGAAGGACGAAGGGTGGCCGTGCTACAAGACCCCGAGTTCTATGAGCACCGGAAAGAGGAGCGCTGCTCCCGTGTGTGGGGAACAGCCACTGCAAAGCACCCCCATATCAAA ATGGTGATGGAAGGTGGGGACTGGCTCGTCGGTGGAGACCTGCAGGTGCTGGAGAGAATAAGGTGGGATGATGGGCTGGACCAGTATCGCTTGACACCTCTGGAGCTCAGACAGAAGTGGAAAGACATGAACGCTG atGCCGTGTTTGCCTTCCAGTTGCGCAATCCTGTCCACAATGGCCACGCTCTGCTGATGCAGGACACCCGCCGCAGGCTCCTAGAGAGGGGCTACAAGCACCCAGTCCTCCTGCTGCACCCTCTGGGGGGCTGGACCAAGGATGACGATGTGCCTCTGAACTGGAGGATGAAACAACACGCAGCTGTACTGGAGGAAGGCGTCCTGGACCCAAAATCAACTATTGTTGCCATTTTCCCGTCTCCTATGTTGTATGCTGGCCCCACAGAG GTCCAGTGGCACTGCAGATGTCGGATGATTGCAGGGGCCAATTTCTACATTGTGGGCAGGGATCCTGCAGGAATGCCCCACCCTGAGACGAAGAAAGACCTATATGAACCTACCCATGGGGGCAAGGTCTTAAGTATGGCCCCTGGTCTCACCTCTGTGGAAATCATTCCATTCCGAGTGGCAGCctacaataaaactaaaaaggcCATGGACTTTTATGATCCAGCAAG GCATGACGAGTTTGACTTCATCTCAGGAACTCGGATGAGGAAGCTCGCCCGGGAAGGAGAAGACCCCCCAGATGGTTTCATGGCCCCCAAAGCATGGAAAGTGTTGACAGATTATTACAGGTCTCTGGAGAAGATCAACTAA
- the Papss2 gene encoding bifunctional 3'-phosphoadenosine 5'-phosphosulfate synthase 2 isoform X1: MSGVKKQKTDQQKSTNVVYQAHHVSRNKRGQVVGTKGGFRGCTVWLTGLSGAGKTTISFALEEYLVSHAIPCYSLDGDNVRHGLNKNLGFSPGDREENIRRIAEVAKLFADAGLICITSFISPFTKDRENARKIHELAGLPFFEIFVDAPLNICESRDVKGLYKRARAGEIKGFTGIDSDYEKPETPECVLKTNLSSVSDCVQQVVELLQEQNIVPHTTIKGIHELFVPENKIDQVRAEAETLPALSITKLDLQWVQILSEGWATPLKGFMREKEYLQIIHFDTLLDGMTHRDGVINMSIPIVLPVSTDDKARLEGCSKFALMYEGRRVAVLQDPEFYEHRKEERCSRVWGTATAKHPHIKMVMEGGDWLVGGDLQVLERIRWDDGLDQYRLTPLELRQKWKDMNADAVFAFQLRNPVHNGHALLMQDTRRRLLERGYKHPVLLLHPLGGWTKDDDVPLNWRMKQHAAVLEEGVLDPKSTIVAIFPSPMLYAGPTEVQWHCRCRMIAGANFYIVGRDPAGMPHPETKKDLYEPTHGGKVLSMAPGLTSVEIIPFRVAAYNKTKKAMDFYDPARHDEFDFISGTRMRKLAREGEDPPDGFMAPKAWKVLTDYYRSLEKIN, encoded by the exons GTCTCTCGGGCGCTGGGAAAACAACCATCAGTTTCGCTTTGGAAGAGTACCTCGTCTCCCACGCCATCCCGTGTTACTCCCTGGATGGGGACAATGTCCGTCATGGCCTCAACAAGAACCTGGGATTCTCTCCCGGAGACCGCGAAGAGAACATCCGCCGGATTGCGGAGGTGGCCAAGCTCTTTGCTGACGCCGGCCTGATCTGCATCACCAGCTTCATTTCCCCGTTCACAAAG GATCGCGAGAATGCCCGCAAAATCCACGAATTAGCAGGACTCCCGTTCTTTGAGATCTTTGTAGACGCGCCTCTCAACATCTGCGAGAGCCGGGATGTGAAGGGACTTTACAAACGGGCTCGAGCTGGAGAGATTAAAG GGTTTACAGGCATCGATTCTGATTATGAGAAACCTGAAACTCCAGAGTGTGTGCTGAAGACCAACTTGTCTTCAGTTAGTGACTGTGTGCAGCAGGTGGTGGAGCTTCTGCAAGAGCag AACATTGTACCCCACACCACCATCAAGGGCATCCATGAACTCTTTGTGCCAGAAAACAAGATTGATCAGGTTCGAGCTGAGGCCGAGACTCTCCCGGCATTATCAATTACCAAG CTGGATCTGCAGTGGGTGCAGATTCTGAGTGAAGGCTGGGCCACGCCCCTCAAAGGTTTTATGCGGGAGAAGGAGTACCTGCAAATTATTCACTTCGACACTCTACTGGACG GCATGACCCACCGTG ACGGAGTCATCAACATGAGCATCCCCATCGTACTGCCTGTTTCTACGGATGACAAGGCCCGGCTGGAGGGGTGCAGCAAGTTTGCCCTCATGTATGAAGGACGAAGGGTGGCCGTGCTACAAGACCCCGAGTTCTATGAGCACCGGAAAGAGGAGCGCTGCTCCCGTGTGTGGGGAACAGCCACTGCAAAGCACCCCCATATCAAA ATGGTGATGGAAGGTGGGGACTGGCTCGTCGGTGGAGACCTGCAGGTGCTGGAGAGAATAAGGTGGGATGATGGGCTGGACCAGTATCGCTTGACACCTCTGGAGCTCAGACAGAAGTGGAAAGACATGAACGCTG atGCCGTGTTTGCCTTCCAGTTGCGCAATCCTGTCCACAATGGCCACGCTCTGCTGATGCAGGACACCCGCCGCAGGCTCCTAGAGAGGGGCTACAAGCACCCAGTCCTCCTGCTGCACCCTCTGGGGGGCTGGACCAAGGATGACGATGTGCCTCTGAACTGGAGGATGAAACAACACGCAGCTGTACTGGAGGAAGGCGTCCTGGACCCAAAATCAACTATTGTTGCCATTTTCCCGTCTCCTATGTTGTATGCTGGCCCCACAGAG GTCCAGTGGCACTGCAGATGTCGGATGATTGCAGGGGCCAATTTCTACATTGTGGGCAGGGATCCTGCAGGAATGCCCCACCCTGAGACGAAGAAAGACCTATATGAACCTACCCATGGGGGCAAGGTCTTAAGTATGGCCCCTGGTCTCACCTCTGTGGAAATCATTCCATTCCGAGTGGCAGCctacaataaaactaaaaaggcCATGGACTTTTATGATCCAGCAAG GCATGACGAGTTTGACTTCATCTCAGGAACTCGGATGAGGAAGCTCGCCCGGGAAGGAGAAGACCCCCCAGATGGTTTCATGGCCCCCAAAGCATGGAAAGTGTTGACAGATTATTACAGGTCTCTGGAGAAGATCAACTAA